A genome region from Bacteroidales bacterium includes the following:
- a CDS encoding PorT family protein, whose product MKTRLFLTGILLVTAIIALPAQKLQIGLRNGLNVSSFSELTELNEGNHLRSGFGGGICLRYPLKNDFAIQSGLNFEQKGFRNFRESSLADKKLNGTLEYLTVPVNLERSFPVSESLRFFVATGPYVGVKLRSNLTYTPVSPAENSETVAWKINDNDAGWSLGFGFMIPAGSYNIEASLKYSLGLSEITSAKTDYRNKAALFSLAFYL is encoded by the coding sequence ATGAAAACACGTCTCTTTCTTACAGGTATTTTGCTGGTTACAGCAATTATTGCCCTTCCGGCTCAAAAACTGCAGATCGGCCTGCGAAACGGCTTAAACGTTTCTTCTTTCTCAGAACTGACTGAACTGAACGAAGGAAATCATCTGCGGAGTGGTTTTGGCGGAGGAATCTGCCTGAGATACCCTCTGAAGAACGATTTTGCCATTCAGTCAGGACTGAATTTTGAGCAAAAAGGTTTCCGGAATTTCAGGGAATCCTCGCTCGCCGATAAAAAATTGAACGGCACTCTGGAATATCTCACCGTGCCTGTTAACCTGGAACGTTCGTTTCCGGTAAGCGAATCGCTGCGCTTTTTTGTTGCAACAGGCCCCTACGTTGGTGTGAAACTGCGTTCCAACCTCACTTACACACCTGTTTCTCCGGCAGAAAATTCGGAAACGGTTGCCTGGAAAATAAATGATAACGATGCAGGCTGGTCGCTGGGTTTCGGATTTATGATTCCTGCGGGCTCCTACAATATCGAAGCCAGCCTAAAATATTCACTTGGTCTTTCAGAAATAACTTCTGCAAAAACTGATTACCGGAACAAAGCCGCTCTCTTCTCCCTGGCATTTTATTTGTAA
- a CDS encoding class I SAM-dependent methyltransferase, protein MNSAEDIQQWLGQIEAGDVLELAAGSGKFTSWITKALKHFRSWTYTDPDESILNKAREMFPDHHYSFIRTKAEQLPFPNASFDTVVISRGLHHLSNLSGAVYEMIRVLKTEGILIVHEMHSDVLNEAQRNRHLWHHFRIELDKELGREHEPVFTRNELIGIFRSFPLSPVAQFEYIPPDSFNPEERKREYEQDILLLDSPAMQKIFSEKLHQLFIRTMELGTENQPYLFLAFRKTNAKH, encoded by the coding sequence ATGAATTCTGCAGAAGATATTCAGCAATGGCTGGGACAAATTGAAGCCGGCGATGTACTCGAACTGGCAGCAGGTTCCGGTAAGTTTACTTCCTGGATTACAAAAGCATTGAAACATTTCCGTTCATGGACTTACACCGATCCTGATGAATCCATTCTGAACAAAGCAAGGGAGATGTTTCCCGATCACCATTATTCATTTATAAGAACAAAAGCAGAACAGCTTCCTTTTCCAAATGCCTCATTTGATACAGTAGTTATTTCCCGCGGACTTCATCACCTTTCCAACCTTTCCGGAGCAGTTTACGAGATGATTCGTGTTCTGAAAACAGAAGGCATTCTGATTGTTCATGAAATGCATTCCGATGTTCTAAATGAAGCCCAGCGTAACCGGCACCTCTGGCACCACTTTCGTATTGAACTCGATAAGGAACTTGGCCGTGAACATGAACCGGTTTTCACACGAAACGAACTCATCGGCATCTTCCGTTCTTTCCCTCTCTCACCTGTTGCACAGTTTGAATATATTCCACCTGATTCCTTTAATCCGGAAGAACGAAAAAGGGAATATGAGCAGGATATTTTGCTGCTGGACTCTCCTGCTATGCAAAAAATATTTTCCGAAAAGCTTCATCAGCTTTTTATCCGGACAATGGAATTGGGCACAGAAAACCAGCCCTACTTATTTCTGGCGTTCAGGAAAACCAATGCAAAGCATTGA
- a CDS encoding type IX secretion system membrane protein PorP/SprF — protein sequence MKTFRILPLVILLIGSSGVVRAQQIGQFTQFMFNPLVINPAVTGTNNYFQIRSNHRFQWVGMTDPPIVNTLSIYGPSSKYDMGYGGYIVSDITGPTSRTGISGTYAYNIALNEEIRLSMGMALGLYQFKMDVSKVQLYDDQDPAKNNVYTDFYPDAVVGVYMYATNFQVGFSAAQLIPNKIKIYDTKTGLSKLKAHFYLTGSYQYLINRDWAIEPNVIIRGVTPVPLQMDFNTRVIFRNLAWGGLAWRTSDAISIFLGYNHENKFNIGYAYDIGISAIRKYNSGSHELMISYRFNKVK from the coding sequence ATGAAAACATTCAGAATACTGCCGCTTGTGATTTTGCTGATAGGTTCATCAGGGGTAGTCAGAGCCCAGCAGATCGGACAATTTACCCAATTCATGTTCAACCCGCTGGTTATTAATCCTGCGGTGACAGGAACGAACAATTATTTCCAGATCCGGTCGAATCACAGGTTTCAATGGGTGGGAATGACCGACCCGCCCATTGTGAATACCCTGAGTATTTACGGGCCCAGCAGTAAATATGATATGGGATACGGAGGGTATATTGTAAGCGATATTACCGGACCTACCAGTCGTACAGGGATAAGCGGGACCTATGCCTATAATATTGCGCTGAACGAGGAAATACGTTTGTCTATGGGCATGGCTCTGGGGTTGTATCAGTTTAAAATGGATGTCTCAAAGGTTCAGTTGTACGATGATCAGGACCCGGCAAAGAACAATGTATATACCGATTTTTATCCCGATGCGGTTGTCGGGGTCTATATGTACGCCACGAATTTTCAGGTAGGATTTTCGGCTGCCCAGCTGATTCCGAATAAAATCAAGATTTATGACACAAAAACCGGGCTGAGCAAACTGAAAGCCCATTTTTATCTCACAGGAAGTTATCAGTACCTTATAAACCGCGATTGGGCAATTGAGCCAAATGTTATTATCCGTGGTGTTACGCCAGTTCCCCTCCAGATGGACTTCAACACCCGGGTAATCTTCAGAAATTTAGCCTGGGGTGGTTTAGCCTGGAGAACGAGTGATGCCATCAGCATTTTTCTGGGCTATAACCATGAAAACAAGTTCAATATCGGGTATGCCTATGATATTGGTATTTCTGCGATACGAAAGTACAATTCAGGCTCGCATGAGCTGATGATTTCGTATCGTTTCAATAAAGTGAAATAA